In a genomic window of Mercenaria mercenaria strain notata chromosome 19, MADL_Memer_1, whole genome shotgun sequence:
- the LOC123542152 gene encoding uncharacterized protein LOC123542152 produces MVALAKSITECPDIERIWHVERSNTSVSVTTGKFLLSHSDVGPYIHIICPEGSHVVGPSMITCLEGGAWDDVTEPSCSTSSLYGVAQSDIVLIGVLAGCGAIVILALTIILAHLLCFKKRDIHSARSTDRLERNSDSPPSTSIYLDDKHFHSISTPTSAMLNGRPLTHVSRSNHNYGSHVTQNYDTRSLASSVIMSYNSGEHEYSLPRYYLQRQLEYPHPASIDIDHVYTDPTMSAHAQQLTATPIEDDNVFVNEAFTEEFPSRDYRANWENSINSHQARASSLNSLPPPPVFSYDNRTTF; encoded by the exons ATGGTGGCTCTAGCTAAAAGCATCACAG AATGCCCGGACATAGAGCGCATTTGGCACGTGGAGCGTTCCAATACTAGCGTTAGTGTAACAACTGGGAAGTTTCTTCTGAGTCATAGTGACGTAGGGCCTTACATACATATCATCTGTCCAGAAGGTTCCCATGTCGTAGGTCCAAGTATGATCACGTGTCTTGAAGGCGGAGCCTGGGATGACGTCACAGAACCGTCGTGCTCAA CTTCAAGTCTCTATGGTGTCGCACAGTCTGATATAGTGCTGATAGGCGTTCTGGCTGGGTGTGGCGCTATAGTTATCCTGGCACTTACAATTATACTGGCTCACTTGTTGTGTTTCAAGAAAAGAGACATTCATTCAGCTAG GTCAACGGATAGATTGGAAAGAAATTCGGACAGTCCGCCATCAACATCCATTTACCTAGATGACAAACATTTCCATTCCATATCTACACCGACCAGCGCCATGCTAAATGGTCGTCCATTGACTCACGTATCCCGTAGCAACCATAACTACGGTAGTCACGTGACACAGAATTATGACACCAGATCGCTCGCAAGTTCGGTGATAATGTCGTATAATTCAGGGGAGCATGAATATTCATTACCTAGGTACTATTTACAACGACAGTTAGAATATCCGCATCCGGCGTCAATTGACATTGATCACGTGTACACTGACCCAACCATGTCGGCGCATGCGCAGCAGCTGACGGCTACACCGATTGAAGATGACAACGTGTTTGTAAATGAAGCTTTTACTGAAGAATTTCCTTCCAGGGATTACAGAGCAAACTGGGAAAATag caTTAATTCACACCAAGCAAGAGCGTCCTCATTGAACTCATTACCGCCGCCCCCAGTGTTTTCATACGACAACAGGACTACTTTTTAA
- the LOC123542147 gene encoding uncharacterized protein LOC123542147 isoform X2 → MCILQYVVSFVAMATISRVASSLDTLHISSARPRGRRFLFTQNSYSMCTMFCPLVCPQGYVLSANGCLLCQCTTITSVTTTSSFQRSSVQTVLQPFSPINGGIFLSKPCNPAVRHCRRQCTLGYLQGGNGCQYCICQSTIASHVTTPVTPVPSTTGHQVTTSENVTVSPLTTRTRPTLSPLSIRTRPTLSPLTTRTRPTQSPLITRPRVTLSPLTRPGVTTTTVTTTIKPISARVTTRMSTSPTTNYNDPCIPSQKTCDKPCGGSYVKGPGWCQYCLCAKKNVQKIQTTTIAPGAMTGKFATVPHYLDLSPTSEACIIAKVICNQKCDHGFVSHPNDCLYCSCRKQADVPANDDPDAFFVTLPNPCVKQTPTCGIMCLNGYVMGPRNCEFCSCRN, encoded by the exons atgtgtATATTGCAATATGTGGTTTCTTTCGTTGCTATGGCAACCATATCTCGCGTCGCCTCCTCTTTAG acacgCTTCACATAAGTTCAGCTCGACCAAGGGGCCGTCGCTTTCTTTTTACACAGAATAGTTACAGTATGTGCACCATGTTTTGTCCACTAGTATGTCCACAGGGATATGTTCTATCAGCAAACGGATGTTTGCTGTGCCAGTGTACGACCATAACTTCCGTTACTACGACATCTTCATTTCAACGTTCCTCAG tgCAAACCGTTCTGCAACCTTTTTCGCCAATCAACGGCGGGATATTTCTGTCTAAACCCTGTAACCCTGCCGTACGCCACTGTCGTCGGCAGTGTACTCTTGGTTACCTACAGGGCGGCAATGGTTGTCAGTATTGTATCTGTCAGTCAACGATTGCCAGTCACGTGACAACGCCTGTTACACCCGTTCCGTCAACGACAGGACATCAAG TAACaacaagtgaaaatgtaacagTGTCGCCATTAACTACACGCACCAGACCTACGTTGTCGCCATTAAGCATACGCACCAGACCTACGTTGTCGCCATTAACTACACGCACAAGACCTACGCAGTCGCCATTAATTACACGCCCGAGAGTTACACTATCGCCATTAACACGCCCAGGAGTTACGACTACTACTGTTACTACAACGATAAAACCGATATCAGCCAGAGTTACGACGCGGATGTCTACAAGTCCAACTACAAACTACAATGACCCTTGTATTCCATCACAGAAAACGTGTGATAAGCCTTGTGGTGGAAGTTATGTAAAAG gACCTGGCTGGTGTCAGTACTGCTTATGTGCCAAAAAGAACGTGCAAAAAATCCAGACAACAACCATAGCACCAG gaGCTATGACCGGGAAGTTTGCAACAGTGCCGCACTACCTTGACTTGAGTCCAACATCAGAGGCATGTATTATTGCAAAG GTAATTTGTAACCAAAAATGTGATCATGGTTTTGTTAGTCATCCAAACGACTGTCTTTATTGTTCCTGCAGGAAACAGGCTGATG TTCCTGCAAATGATGATCCCGATGCCTTTTTCGTTACATTACCAAACCCATGCGTTAAACAAACACCAACCTGTGGAATAATGTGCCTTAACGGTTACGTCATGGGACCACGTAATTGTGAATTTTGTTCGTGCAGAAATTGA
- the LOC123542157 gene encoding uncharacterized protein LOC123542157, translating to MNFEHLDFVVCFCVIVINVKFISAFRPVDYVAPVNPCRLEDQFCSVKCSILQLKGDIKCDFCVCRHRDDYVKWDTTPDPTMSSVPTTSLPPDVIEVNNIRYHKISDPCVLSRDGVCPMKCTETQSVKQDGSHCTMCDCKGAAVLIG from the exons ATGAATTTTGAACACTTGGATTTTGTCGTCTGCTTCTGTGTCATTGTAATAAACG taaagtTTATCAGTGCCTTCCGTCCGGTAGATTATGTTGCACCTGTGAATCCGTGTCGACTTGAGGACCAGTTCTGCTCCGTGAAATGTTCGATACTACAGTTGAAAGGGGACATCAAATGTGACTTCTGCGTGTGCAGACATAGAGACGATTACG TAAAATGGGATACAACACCGGATCCTACCATGTCGTCTGTCCCCACAACTTCACTTCCGCCGGATGTTATTGAAGTTAACAACATCCGGTATCATAAAATCAGCGATCCATGCGTTTTATCACGTGACGGAGTTTGTCCAATGAAATGCACGGAAACACAATCAGTTAAACAAGATGGCAGCCATTGCACCATGTGCGATTGTAAAG GTGCCGCTGTTCTGATTGGTTGA
- the LOC123542147 gene encoding uncharacterized protein LOC123542147 isoform X1 has translation MCILQYVVSFVAMATISRVASSLDTLHISSARPRGRRFLFTQNSYSMCTMFCPLVCPQGYVLSANGCLLCQCTTITSVTTTSSFQRSSVQTVLQPFSPINGGIFLSKPCNPAVRHCRRQCTLGYLQGGNGCQYCICQSTIASHVTTPVTPVPSTTGHQVVTTSENVTVSPLTTRTRPTLSPLSIRTRPTLSPLTTRTRPTQSPLITRPRVTLSPLTRPGVTTTTVTTTIKPISARVTTRMSTSPTTNYNDPCIPSQKTCDKPCGGSYVKGPGWCQYCLCAKKNVQKIQTTTIAPGAMTGKFATVPHYLDLSPTSEACIIAKVICNQKCDHGFVSHPNDCLYCSCRKQADVPANDDPDAFFVTLPNPCVKQTPTCGIMCLNGYVMGPRNCEFCSCRN, from the exons atgtgtATATTGCAATATGTGGTTTCTTTCGTTGCTATGGCAACCATATCTCGCGTCGCCTCCTCTTTAG acacgCTTCACATAAGTTCAGCTCGACCAAGGGGCCGTCGCTTTCTTTTTACACAGAATAGTTACAGTATGTGCACCATGTTTTGTCCACTAGTATGTCCACAGGGATATGTTCTATCAGCAAACGGATGTTTGCTGTGCCAGTGTACGACCATAACTTCCGTTACTACGACATCTTCATTTCAACGTTCCTCAG tgCAAACCGTTCTGCAACCTTTTTCGCCAATCAACGGCGGGATATTTCTGTCTAAACCCTGTAACCCTGCCGTACGCCACTGTCGTCGGCAGTGTACTCTTGGTTACCTACAGGGCGGCAATGGTTGTCAGTATTGTATCTGTCAGTCAACGATTGCCAGTCACGTGACAACGCCTGTTACACCCGTTCCGTCAACGACAGGACATCAAG TAGTAACaacaagtgaaaatgtaacagTGTCGCCATTAACTACACGCACCAGACCTACGTTGTCGCCATTAAGCATACGCACCAGACCTACGTTGTCGCCATTAACTACACGCACAAGACCTACGCAGTCGCCATTAATTACACGCCCGAGAGTTACACTATCGCCATTAACACGCCCAGGAGTTACGACTACTACTGTTACTACAACGATAAAACCGATATCAGCCAGAGTTACGACGCGGATGTCTACAAGTCCAACTACAAACTACAATGACCCTTGTATTCCATCACAGAAAACGTGTGATAAGCCTTGTGGTGGAAGTTATGTAAAAG gACCTGGCTGGTGTCAGTACTGCTTATGTGCCAAAAAGAACGTGCAAAAAATCCAGACAACAACCATAGCACCAG gaGCTATGACCGGGAAGTTTGCAACAGTGCCGCACTACCTTGACTTGAGTCCAACATCAGAGGCATGTATTATTGCAAAG GTAATTTGTAACCAAAAATGTGATCATGGTTTTGTTAGTCATCCAAACGACTGTCTTTATTGTTCCTGCAGGAAACAGGCTGATG TTCCTGCAAATGATGATCCCGATGCCTTTTTCGTTACATTACCAAACCCATGCGTTAAACAAACACCAACCTGTGGAATAATGTGCCTTAACGGTTACGTCATGGGACCACGTAATTGTGAATTTTGTTCGTGCAGAAATTGA
- the LOC123542153 gene encoding antistasin-like — translation MSPVGLICFFIFYFLVEVSSQFYYPYGNGCPPFMCPLQCKNGYVLDSHGCKICRCSTTGDAAMSNGPMNPGGDPFHQGGVPMSMGGVINNSPSSSTYNKPCVNGTTCDLKCENGFYNGPNGCQFCLCAASQTSNQLSESYNNPCPDAAATCDMVCMDGYQTESSGCQHCRCAVAHNSEATSPAPPVTTTLSEGECMQRITECQLKYPFGFMTDDSCTMCISKDDIYPPIITEEHQPMIRLSNPCIQGFDVCRIFCATGYRRGPRSCQYCACNG, via the exons ATGTCACCTGTGGGACttatttgtttcttcattttCTACT ttttggtagaggtATCAAGTCAGTTCTATTACCCCTACGGTAATGGCTGTCCTCCGTTTATGTGCCCATTACAGTGCAAAAATGGGTACGTCCTAGATAGTCATGGATGTAAAATATGTCGGTGTTCAACAACAGGGGATGCTGCAATGAGTAACG GTCCAATGAATCCGGGTGGTGACCCATTTCACCAAGGCGGAGTTCCGATGTCAATGGGCGGAGTTATAAACAATAGTCCCTCCTCGTCTACGTACAATAAACCATGCGTTAATGGCACCACGTGTGATCTGAAATGTGAAAACGGATTTTATAATGGACCGAATGGATGTCAGTTTTGCCTCTGTGCAGCATCTCAAACAT CAAATCAACTGTCTGAAAGCTACAACAATCCGTGCCCTGATGCGGCCGCCACTTGTGATATGGTGTGCATGGACGGATATCAAACTGAAAGTTCTGGCTGTCAACATTGCAGATGTGCAGTTGCACACAACTCAG aagcgACATCGCCTGCACCACCCGTCACAACAACACTTTCTGAAGGAGAATGCATGCAGAGGATCACAGAATGTCAACTGAAATATCCCTTTGGATTCATGACAGATGACTCTTGTACGATGTGCATAAGCAAAGATGACATATACCCGC caataaTAACGGAAGAGCATCAACCCATGATTCGGCTGAGCAATCCTTGCATCCAAGGCTTTGATGTTTGCAGAATATTCTGTGCAACCGGATATCGTAGAGGGCCAAGATCATGCCAATATTGTGCATGTAAtggataa